Proteins encoded within one genomic window of Brassica rapa cultivar Chiifu-401-42 chromosome A09, CAAS_Brap_v3.01, whole genome shotgun sequence:
- the LOC103841196 gene encoding F-box/FBD/LRR-repeat protein At4g00160: MNKDMISHLPEDLIRKILSFLPTKTAIATSLLSKQWRSHWMSAPKLRFDSEDYENEHDENFSKIVSESFLSHKAPVLESFHLRFGLDKVDPIDVGFWIGIAFARQLRKLVLDFLELQESFIFPSSLCTCKTLETLKLRNQILLDISSPASMKSLKKLHLSYVFYKDDETINNLLSGCPSLEELIVDRSDEHTVEFFTINVPSLLRLTIYDDNSEKEFLGYLIEAPSLKYLEIDELRCKLFLLEAPELVEANIYGVPAIISSEFHVSLTSVKRLVLDVSPLKTIYPPIGDIFNQLVYLEMYTREALWWDLLRRMLEHSPKLQVLKLVDEYRINPDYRVCGREWKKPKYLPKCLLSHLETFVWTRYDARRENEEEVATYILKNAKQLKSANFSANPIKPKELRKLAERREMFRKLDGVVKASTSCHLVFK; the protein is encoded by the exons ATGAATAAGGACATGATCAGTCACCTGCCTGAAGATCTGATTCGTAAAATATTATCCTTTCTTCCCACAAAAACCGCTATAGCCACAAGTCTTTTGTCTAAACAATGGCGGTCTCATTGGATGTCGGCACCAAAACTGAGGTTCGATTCTGAGGATTATGAAAATGAACACGACGAAAATTTTTCAAAGATTGTGTCCGAGTCCTTCCTATCACATAAGGCTCCGGTTCTAGAGAGTTTTCACCTCAGGTTTGGATTAGATAAAGTTGATCCTATAGATGTTGGATTCTGGATTGGAATTGCTTTTGCTAGACAGTTGCGTAAACTGGTACTCGATTTTCTCGAGCTACAAGAGAGCTTCATATTTCCAAGTAGCTTGTGTACTTGTAAAACACTTGAGACTTTGAAGCTCAGGAATCAGATTCTTCTTGATATCTCTTCACCAGCTTCTATGAAGTCTCTTAAAAAGCTGCATCTTAGTTATGTGTTTTACAAAGACGATGAAACTATCAATAACCTTTTATCTGGTTGCCCTAGTCTTGAAGAATTGATTGTGGATCGAAGTGACGAACATACTGTTGAGTTTTTCACTATTAACGTCCCTTCTTTGCTGAGATTAACCATTTATGATGACAATAGTGAAAAAGAGTTTCTCGGATATTTGATAGAGGCTCCTTCTCTGAAATACTTAGAGATTGATGAGTTAAGATGCAAGTTGTTTCTTCTAGAAGCGCCGGAGCTGGTGGAGGCAAACATCTATGGAGTTCCTGCAATAATCAGTAGCGAATTTCATGTATCTCTCACTTCAGTCAAACGTCTTGTCTTGGATGTATCACCCTTGAAG ACTATATACCCTCCTATTGGAGATATCTTCAATCAACTGGTGTATCTAGAGATGTATACACGTGAAGCATTGTGGTGGGATCTACTTCGTAGGATGCTCGAACATTCTCCTAAACTACAAGTCTTGAAGCTCGTTGAT GAATATAGGATTAATCCTGACTATCGTGTGTGCGGCAGGGAATGGAAAAAGCCAAAGTATCTACCTAAATGTTTGTTGTCACATCTCGAGACATTTGTGTGGACAAGATATGATGCGAGaagagaaaatgaagaagaagtgGCTACGTATATCCTAAAGAACGCAAAACAGTTGAAGAGTGCAAATTTCTCCGCAAATCCCATTAAACCGAAAGAGCTGAGGAAGTTGGCTGAGAGACGTGAGATGTTCAGAAAATTGGATGGTGTGGTCAAGGCTTCAACTTCGTGCCACCTTGTGTTCAAATAG
- the LOC103841195 gene encoding heterogeneous nuclear ribonucleoprotein Q, which translates to MSRTRTAASEAHDSMESEERVDLDPEETLEEEYEYEEVEEEEEVEEEIEEEVEVEVEEDDEEEEEEEEGEKKKHDELLALPPHGSEVYLGGIPTDASEGDLKGFCESIGEVTEVRIMREKESGDGKGYAFVTFRNKDLASEAIDSLNNTEFKGKRIKCSTTQAKHRLFLGNVPRSWTESDIKKKASGVGPGVQNVELPKDPQNVGRNRGYAFVEYYNHACAEYSKQKMSDPSFKLDDNAPTVNWAESRNGGGGDSSAAQVKALYIKNLPRDITQERLKALFEHHGKILKVVIPPAKPGKEDSRYGFVHYAERTSVMKALKNTERYEIDGHTLDCTLAKPQADQKANTPTGQNMQNSLLQPNYPPLLGYGMAPSPFGALGGFGASPYPQPLMHAGGHAAGGMAMMPIMLPDGRIGYVLQQPGLAAVPQPPPRHSPPYRGSGSSSSSSSKRSSSDNGRGRSRYNPY; encoded by the exons ATGTCGAGGACGAGGACTGCTGCTTCCGAGGCTCACGATTCCATGGAATCTGAGGAAAGGGTAGACCTTGATCCCGAGGAGACTCTTGAGGAGGAATATGAGTACGAGGAAGtcgaagaagaggaggaggttgAAGAGGAGATTGAAGAAGAGGTGGAAGTTGAAGTTGAAGAggatgacgaggaagaagaagaagaagaagaaggagaaaagaaaaagcATGATGAGCTCTTGGCACTTCCTCCTCACGGTTCTGAGGTTTATCTTGGTGGGATTCCTACTGACGCCTCTGAAGGGGACTTGAAGGGCTTCTGTGAGTCCATAGGTGAAGTTACTGAG GTTAGGATAATGAGGGAGAAGGAGTCTGGTGATGGAAAGGGGTACGCGTTTGTAACGTTTAGAAACAAGGACTTGGCTTCTGAAGCAATCGATAGTCTTAATAACACTGAGTTCAAG GGTAAAAGGATAAAGTGTTCGACTACGCAAGCAAAGCACCGTCTCTTTCTTGGTAATGTTCCTAGAAGCTGGACAGAGTCAGACATTAAGAAAAAGGCAAGTGGAGTCGGTCCTGGCGTTCAAAATGTCGAACTCCCAAAG GATCCACAAAACGTGGGCCGGAATCGTGGATATGCTTTCGTAGAGTACTACAACCATGCATGTGCTGAGTACTCCAAACAAAAGATGTCAGATCCGAGTTTCAAGCTTGATGATAATGCCCCAACTGTTAACTGGGCTGAGTCGAGGAATGGAGGAGGCGGAGACTCTTCTGCTGCGCAG GTCAAGGCATTGTACATCAAGAACTTGCCTAGAGATATAACACAAGAGCGTCTAAAGGCCTTATTCGAACACCATGGAAAAATCTTGAAAGTGGTCATACCACCAGCAAAGCCAGGGAAGGAAGACAGTAGATACGGTTTTGTGCACTACGCTGAGAGGACAAGCGTCATGAAAGCTTTGAAAAACACTGAAAGATATGAGATTGATG GTCACACTTTGGATTGTACACTTGCAAAGCCTCAAGCGGATCAAAAGGCGAATACACCAACAGGTCAGAACATGCAGAACTCACTGTTGCAACCAAACTATCCTCCTCTTCTTGGTTATGGCATGGCTCCTAGTCCCTTTGGTGCTCTTGGTGGATTTGGCGCTTCTCCTTACCCACAA CCGTTAATGCATGCGGGAGGTCACGCAGCTGGTGGGATGGCGATGATGCCAATCATGTTACCCGATGGAAGAATCGGCTACGTCTT ACAACAGCCTGGACTAGCAGCAGTGCCACAACCTCCACCAAGGCATTCACCACCGTATAGGGGAAGCGGTTCCAGCAGCAGTAGCAGCAGCAAAAGAAGTAGCAGCGACAATGGTAGAGGAAGAAGCCGTTACAATCCTTATTAG